A window of Citrus sinensis cultivar Valencia sweet orange chromosome 7, DVS_A1.0, whole genome shotgun sequence contains these coding sequences:
- the LOC102625655 gene encoding pleiotropic drug resistance protein 1-like isoform X3 produces the protein MEGTHDIFMASTSLRRSASRWNTNSIGAFSRSSREEDDEEALKWAALEKLPTYNRLRKGILTTSRGEANEVDVYNLGLQERQRLIDKLVKVTDVDNERFLLKLKNRIDRVGIDLPRVEVRYEHLNIEGEAVLASKALPSFIKFYTTIFEDFLNYLHILPSRKKHFTILKDVSGIIKPGRMTLLLGPPASGKTTFLLALAGKLDSSLKVSGRVTYNGHNMGEFVPQRTAAYISQHDNHIGEMTVRETLAFSARCQGVGTRYDMLMELARREKAAGIKPDPDIDVYMKAVATEGQEANVITDYYLKVLGLDNCADILVGDEMIRGISGGQKKRVTTGEMMVGPALAMFMDEISTGLDSSTTFQIVNCLRQNIHINSETAVISLLQPAPETYNLFDDIILLSDGQIVYQGPRELVLEFFESMGFKCPQRKGVADFLQEVTSKKDQQQYWAHKEIPYRFITVQEFAEAFKSFHVGQKLADELRIPFDKSQSHRAALAKKVYGVGKRELLKACFSREFLLMKRNSFVYIFKLVQIAITALVTMTLFFRTKMKKDSVADGGVYAGVMFFAIVIVMFNGYAEISMTIVKIPVFYKQRDLQFFPPWAYALPTWILKIPISFVEVVVWVFLSYYVIGYDPNAGRFFKQYFLLLAVNQMACALFRFIAAMGRNMVVANTFGTVALLVLFALGGFLLSREDIKKWWIWGYWCSPLMYAQNAIVANEFLGHSWRKFTPDSNEPLGVQVLKSRGFFPDAYWYWLGLGALFGFVLLLHIAFTLALTFLDQFDKPQAVITEDSERDEQDTKIRGTVELSTLGSSSSLTTRSESGGDIWGRNSSSQSLSMTEAAGGVIQPKKRGMVLPFEPHSLIFDEVTYSVDMPQEMKLQGVLEDKLVLLNGVSGAFRPGVLTALMGVSGAGKTTLMDVLAGRKTGGYITGSIKISGYPKKHETFARISGYCEQNDIHSPFVTVHESLAFSAWLRLAPEVDSETRKMFIEEIMDLVELNPLRQSLVGLPGVNGLSTEQRKRLTIAVELVANPSIIFMDEPTSGLDARAAAIVMRTVRNTVDTGRTVVCTIHQPSIDIFESFDELFLMKRGGQEIYVGPLGRHSCHLIRYFEAIPGIEKIKNGYNPATWMLEVTAASQEVALGVDFTDIFKRSELYRGNKALIEDLSKPTPGSKDLYFPTQYSQSAFTQFIACLWKQHWSYWRNPPYTAVRFFFTTLISLMFGTLFWDLGTKTGKNQDLFNAMGSMYIAVLFIGVQYCFSVQPIVSVERTIFYRESAAGMYSGQPWALAQAAIEIPYIFIQSSLYGVLVYAMIGFDWTAAKFFWYIFFMFFTLLYFTFYGMMAVAMTPNHHIAAIVSTLFFGFWNVFTGFLIPRPRIPIWWRWYYWADPMAWTLYGLVVSQFGDLEDKLESGETVKQFLRSYFGYKHDFLGVVAVVVAGFAAVFGFLFALGIKQFNFQRR, from the exons AGTTGGAATAGACCTTCCCAGAGTGGAAGTTCGATATGAACATTTGAATATTGAGGGAGAAGCGGTTTTAGCAAGTAAAGCCTTGCcatcattcattaaattctATACCACCATCTTTGAG GATTTCTTGAACTATCTCCACATTCTTCCGAGTAGAAAGAAACACTTTACAATCCTCAAGGATGTGAGTGGAATCATAAAGCCTGGCAG AATGACATTGCTTTTGGGTCCTCCAGCTTCTGGAAAGACCacatttttgttggctttggCCGGGAAACTTGATTCTAGTCTCAAG GTATCTGGTAGGGTGACATACAACGGGCACAACATGGGTGAGTTTGTGCCTCAGAGAACAGCTGCTTATATCAGTCAACATGATAACCATATAGGCGAAATGACTGTGAGGGAAACCTTGGCCTTCTCTGCTAGATGCCAGGGGGTTGGAACCCGATATG ACATGTTAATGGAGTTAGCCAGAAGAGAGAAGGCAGCAGGTATTAAGCCAGATCCCGACATTGATGTCTACATGAAG GCAGTAGCGACTGAAGGCCAAGAAGCCAATGTGATCACTGATTATTACCTAAAG GTTCTGGGACTGGATAACTGTGCTGATATCTTGGTAGGTGATGAAATGATAAGAGGTATATCCGGTGGACAAAAGAAACGTGTGACCACAG GTGAAATGATGGTTGGACCAGCGTTGGCAATGTTTATGGATGAGATTTCCACTGGTTTAGACAGCTCGACGACTTTTCAAATTGTCAATTGTCTCAGGCAAAATATTCACATCAATAGTGAAACTGCCGTGATATCTCTCCTGCAGCCAGCACCAGAGACTTATAATCTATTTGATGATATTATCCTTCTATCTGATGGCCAGATTGTGTACCAGGGTCCCCGTGAACTAGTGCTAGAGTTTTTTGAATCCATGGGCTTTAAATGCCCCCAGAGGAAAGGAGTGGCTGACTTCTTGCAAGAA GTGACATCAAAGAAAGATCAACAGCAGTACTGGGCACATAAAGAGATACCTTACAGGTTTATTACAGTCCAAGAATTTGCTGAGGCATTCAAATCATTCCATGTGGGACAAAAACTCGCTGATGAGCTTCGAATACCATTTGATAAGAGCCAAAGCCACCGAGCTGCTTTGGCTAAGAAAGTGTATGGTGTTGGCAAGAGAGAGTTGTTGAAAGCTTGCTTCTCAAGAGAGTTTTTACTGATGAAGAGAAACTCATTTGTCTACATCTTTAAGCTCGTCCAA ATTGCAATTACCGCATTGGTAACTATGACACTGTTCTTCAGAACGAAGATGAAGAAAGATTCAGTAGCTGATGGAGGAGTTTACGCTGGTGTCATGTTCTTTGCTATTGTAATAGTCATGTTCAATGGATATGCAGAGATTTCTATGACCATAGTAAAGATTCCTGTCTTCTACAAGCAAAGAGACCTCCAATTCTTTCCACCGTGGGCATATGCTCTTCCCACATGGATCCTCAAGATTCCTATCTCATTCGTGGAGGTTGTTGTTTGGGTATTCTTATCCTATTATGTTATTGGGTATGATCCCAATGCTGGAAG GTTTTTTAAGCAGTACTTTCTGCTCTTGGCAGTTAACCAAATGGCTTGTGCATTGTTCCGATTCATTGCAGCAATGGGCAGGAACATGGTTGTTGCTAATACGTTTGGGACAGTAGCATTACTCGTGCTTTTCGCATTGGGTGGATTTCTCCTTTCACGAG AGGACATCAAAAAATGGTGGATATGGGGTTATTGGTGTTCTCCTTTGATGTATGCGCAAAATGCAATAGTAGCTAACGAATTTCTTGGGCACAGTTGGAGAAAG TTTACGCCAGACTCAAATGAACCACTTGGAGTGCAAGTTTTGAAGTCTCGTGGGTTTTTCCCAGATGCGTATTGGTATTGGCTTGGATTGGGGGCCCTGTTTGGTTTTGTACTACTATTGCACATTGCTTTTACTCTGGCCCTCACTTTTCTTGACC AATTTGATAAGCCTCAGGCTGTTATAACTGAGGATTCTGAGAGAGATGAGCAAGATACCAAAATTAGAGGAACAGTTGAGTTATCAACTCTTGGAAGTAGTTCTAGTCTCACAACTCGCTCAG AGAGTGGAGGCGACATTTGGGGGAGAAACTCTTCTTCTCAGTCCTTATCCATGACAGAGGCAGCTGGTGGTGTAAttcaaccaaagaaaagaggaaTGGTGCTTCCATTTGAACCGCATTCTCTTATCTTTGATGAAGTAACGTACTCTGTTGACATGCCACAg gAAATGAAACTTCAAGGTGTTCTTGAAGACAAATTGGTGCTTCTAAATGGCGTCAGTGGTGCTTTCAGACCAGGCGTTCTTACAGCTTTAATGGGTGTTAGTGGTGCTGGTAAAACAACTTTGATGGATGTGCTGGCTGGCAGGAAAACGGGTGGATACATTACAGggagtattaaaatatctGGTTACCCAAAGAAGCACGAAACATTTGCTCGCATTTCAGGATACTGTGAACAAAATGACATCCACTCTCCTTTTGTTACAGTTCATGAGTCTTTGGCCTTCTCGGCCTGGCTTCGTTTAGCTCCCGAAGTTGATTCTGAAACTAGAAAG ATGTTCATTGAGGAAATCATGGACCTTGTGGAGCTGAACCCATTGAGACAATCACTGGTTGGTTTGCCTGGTGTAAATGGTCTGTCAACAGAGCAGCGTAAGAGGCTTACCATTGCGGTTGAGCTCGTGGCTAACCCGTCTATCATATTTATGGATGAGCCAACCTCAGGGCTAGATGCGAGGGCTGCTGCAATTGTTATGAGAACTGTTAGAAACACAGTGGACACTGGAAGAACTGTAGTGTGCACCATCCATCAACCTAGCATTGATATATTTGAATCTTTTGATGAG TTATTCTTAATGAAGCGAGGGGGACAAGAGATTTATGTTGGTCCATTGGGTCGACATTCTTGCCATCTTATCCGCTATTTTGAA GCAATTCCCggaattgaaaaaataaaaaatggttaTAATCCCGCAACCTGGATGTTGGAAGTTACTGCTGCATCCCAAGAGGTAGCTTTGGGGGTTGATTTTACTGATATTTTCAAACGCTCAGAATTATACAG GGGAAACAAAGCACTTATTGAAGATTTAAGCAAGCCTACTCCAGGTTCAAAGGACCTCTATTTTCCTACTCAGTACTCTCAGTCAGCTTTCACCCAATTTATCGCCTGCTTATGGAAGCAACACTGGTCATACTGGCGGAATCCACCATACACTGCcgttagattttttttcacgACCTTAATATCATTGATGTTTGGGACACTGTTTTGGGACTTGGGCACTAAAAC gGGAAAGAACCAAGATCTGTTTAATGCAATGGGTTCCATGTACATTGCTGTTCTGTTCATCGGCGTTCAATACTGTTTTTCAGTGCAACCAATAGTATCTGTAGAGAGAACAATCTTTTACAGAGAAAGTGCTGCCGGAATGTACTCAGGCCAACCATGGGCATTAGCACAA GCTGCGATTGAGAtaccttatatttttattcagtCATCACTGTACGGTGTTCTAGTCTATGCTATGATTGGATTTGACTGGACAGCAGCGAAGTTTTTTTGGtacatatttttcatgttcTTCACTTTGTTGTACTTCACCTTCTACGGCATGATGGCTGTGGCTATGACACCAAACCACCACATTGCTGCCATTGTTTCAACTctattttttggattttggaacGTCTTTACTGGTTTTTTAATCCCAAGACCT CGGATTCCAATATGGTGGAGATGGTACTACTGGGCAGATCCCATGGCTTGGACCTTGTATGGACTGGTTGTTTCACAGTTTGGAGATTTAGAGGACAAACTGGAAAGTGGTGAAACCGTGAAACAGTTTCTTAGAAGTTACTTTGGTTACAAGCATGATTTTCTTGGTGTGGTTGCAGTTGTTGTTGCTGGGTTTGCAGCAGtctttggatttcttttcgcCCTCGGAATTAAGCAGTTTAATTTCCAGAGGCGGtag
- the LOC102625655 gene encoding pleiotropic drug resistance protein 1-like isoform X4, with product MEGSHDSYLASTSLRGNISRWRTSSVGAFSKSLREEDDEEALKWAALEKLPTYNRLRKGLLTTSRGEAFEVDVSNLGLQQRQRLINKLVKVTEVDNEKFLLKLKSRIDRVGIDLPRVEVRYEHLNIEGEAVLASKALPSFIKFYTTIFEDFLNYLHILPSRKKHFTILKDVSGIIKPGRMTLLLGPPASGKTTFLLALAGKLDSSLKVSGRVTYNGHNMGEFVPQRTAAYISQHDNHIGEMTVRETLAFSARCQGVGTRYDMLMELARREKAAGIKPDPDIDVYMKAVATEGQEANVITDYYLKVLGLDNCADILVGDEMIRGISGGQKKRVTTGEMMVGPALAMFMDEISTGLDSSTTFQIVNCLRQNIHINSETAVISLLQPAPETYNLFDDIILLSDGQIVYQGPRELVLEFFESMGFKCPQRKGVADFLQEVTSKKDQQQYWAHKEIPYRFITVQEFAEAFKSFHVGQKLADELRIPFDKSQSHRAALAKKVYGVGKRELLKACFSREFLLMKRNSFVYIFKLVQIAITALVTMTLFFRTKMKKDSVADGGVYAGVMFFAIVIVMFNGYAEISMTIVKIPVFYKQRDLQFFPPWAYALPTWILKIPISFVEVVVWVFLSYYVIGYDPNAGRFFKQYFLLLAVNQMACALFRFIAAMGRNMVVANTFGTVALLVLFALGGFLLSREDIKKWWIWGYWCSPLMYAQNAIVANEFLGHSWRKFTPDSNEPLGVQVLKSRGFFPDAYWYWLGLGALFGFVLLLHIAFTLALTFLDQFDKPQAVITEDSERDEQDTKIRGTVELSTLGSSSSLTTRSESGGDIWGRNSSSQSLSMTEAAGGVIQPKKRGMVLPFEPHSLIFDEVTYSVDMPQEMKLQGVLEDKLVLLNGVSGAFRPGVLTALMGVSGAGKTTLMDVLAGRKTGGYITGSIKISGYPKKHETFARISGYCEQNDIHSPFVTVHESLAFSAWLRLAPEVDSETRKMFIEEIMDLVELNPLRQSLVGLPGVNGLSTEQRKRLTIAVELVANPSIIFMDEPTSGLDARAAAIVMRTVRNTVDTGRTVVCTIHQPSIDIFESFDELFLMKRGGQEIYVGPLGRHSCHLIRYFEAIPGIEKIKNGYNPATWMLEVTAASQEVALGVDFTDIFKRSELYRGNKALIEDLSKPTPGSKDLYFPTQYSQSAFTQFIACLWKQHWSYWRNPPYTAVRFFFTTLISLMFGTLFWDLGTKTGKNQDLFNAMGSMYIAVLFIGVQYCFSVQPIVSVERTIFYRESAAGMYSGQPWALAQAAIEIPYIFIQSSLYGVLVYAMIGFDWTAAKFFWYIFFMFFTLLYFTFYGMMAVAMTPNHHIAAIVSTLFFGFWNVFTGFLIPRPRIPIWWRWYYWADPMAWTLYGLVVSQFGDLEDKLESGETVKQFLRSYFGYKHDFLGVVAVVVAGFAAVFGFLFALGIKQFNFQRR from the exons AGTTGGAATAGACCTTCCCAGAGTGGAAGTTCGATATGAACATTTGAATATTGAGGGAGAAGCGGTTTTAGCAAGTAAAGCCTTGCcatcattcattaaattctATACCACCATCTTTGAG GATTTCTTGAACTATCTCCACATTCTTCCGAGTAGAAAGAAACACTTTACAATCCTCAAGGATGTGAGTGGAATCATAAAGCCTGGCAG AATGACATTGCTTTTGGGTCCTCCAGCTTCTGGAAAGACCacatttttgttggctttggCCGGGAAACTTGATTCTAGTCTCAAG GTATCTGGTAGGGTGACATACAACGGGCACAACATGGGTGAGTTTGTGCCTCAGAGAACAGCTGCTTATATCAGTCAACATGATAACCATATAGGCGAAATGACTGTGAGGGAAACCTTGGCCTTCTCTGCTAGATGCCAGGGGGTTGGAACCCGATATG ACATGTTAATGGAGTTAGCCAGAAGAGAGAAGGCAGCAGGTATTAAGCCAGATCCCGACATTGATGTCTACATGAAG GCAGTAGCGACTGAAGGCCAAGAAGCCAATGTGATCACTGATTATTACCTAAAG GTTCTGGGACTGGATAACTGTGCTGATATCTTGGTAGGTGATGAAATGATAAGAGGTATATCCGGTGGACAAAAGAAACGTGTGACCACAG GTGAAATGATGGTTGGACCAGCGTTGGCAATGTTTATGGATGAGATTTCCACTGGTTTAGACAGCTCGACGACTTTTCAAATTGTCAATTGTCTCAGGCAAAATATTCACATCAATAGTGAAACTGCCGTGATATCTCTCCTGCAGCCAGCACCAGAGACTTATAATCTATTTGATGATATTATCCTTCTATCTGATGGCCAGATTGTGTACCAGGGTCCCCGTGAACTAGTGCTAGAGTTTTTTGAATCCATGGGCTTTAAATGCCCCCAGAGGAAAGGAGTGGCTGACTTCTTGCAAGAA GTGACATCAAAGAAAGATCAACAGCAGTACTGGGCACATAAAGAGATACCTTACAGGTTTATTACAGTCCAAGAATTTGCTGAGGCATTCAAATCATTCCATGTGGGACAAAAACTCGCTGATGAGCTTCGAATACCATTTGATAAGAGCCAAAGCCACCGAGCTGCTTTGGCTAAGAAAGTGTATGGTGTTGGCAAGAGAGAGTTGTTGAAAGCTTGCTTCTCAAGAGAGTTTTTACTGATGAAGAGAAACTCATTTGTCTACATCTTTAAGCTCGTCCAA ATTGCAATTACCGCATTGGTAACTATGACACTGTTCTTCAGAACGAAGATGAAGAAAGATTCAGTAGCTGATGGAGGAGTTTACGCTGGTGTCATGTTCTTTGCTATTGTAATAGTCATGTTCAATGGATATGCAGAGATTTCTATGACCATAGTAAAGATTCCTGTCTTCTACAAGCAAAGAGACCTCCAATTCTTTCCACCGTGGGCATATGCTCTTCCCACATGGATCCTCAAGATTCCTATCTCATTCGTGGAGGTTGTTGTTTGGGTATTCTTATCCTATTATGTTATTGGGTATGATCCCAATGCTGGAAG GTTTTTTAAGCAGTACTTTCTGCTCTTGGCAGTTAACCAAATGGCTTGTGCATTGTTCCGATTCATTGCAGCAATGGGCAGGAACATGGTTGTTGCTAATACGTTTGGGACAGTAGCATTACTCGTGCTTTTCGCATTGGGTGGATTTCTCCTTTCACGAG AGGACATCAAAAAATGGTGGATATGGGGTTATTGGTGTTCTCCTTTGATGTATGCGCAAAATGCAATAGTAGCTAACGAATTTCTTGGGCACAGTTGGAGAAAG TTTACGCCAGACTCAAATGAACCACTTGGAGTGCAAGTTTTGAAGTCTCGTGGGTTTTTCCCAGATGCGTATTGGTATTGGCTTGGATTGGGGGCCCTGTTTGGTTTTGTACTACTATTGCACATTGCTTTTACTCTGGCCCTCACTTTTCTTGACC AATTTGATAAGCCTCAGGCTGTTATAACTGAGGATTCTGAGAGAGATGAGCAAGATACCAAAATTAGAGGAACAGTTGAGTTATCAACTCTTGGAAGTAGTTCTAGTCTCACAACTCGCTCAG AGAGTGGAGGCGACATTTGGGGGAGAAACTCTTCTTCTCAGTCCTTATCCATGACAGAGGCAGCTGGTGGTGTAAttcaaccaaagaaaagaggaaTGGTGCTTCCATTTGAACCGCATTCTCTTATCTTTGATGAAGTAACGTACTCTGTTGACATGCCACAg gAAATGAAACTTCAAGGTGTTCTTGAAGACAAATTGGTGCTTCTAAATGGCGTCAGTGGTGCTTTCAGACCAGGCGTTCTTACAGCTTTAATGGGTGTTAGTGGTGCTGGTAAAACAACTTTGATGGATGTGCTGGCTGGCAGGAAAACGGGTGGATACATTACAGggagtattaaaatatctGGTTACCCAAAGAAGCACGAAACATTTGCTCGCATTTCAGGATACTGTGAACAAAATGACATCCACTCTCCTTTTGTTACAGTTCATGAGTCTTTGGCCTTCTCGGCCTGGCTTCGTTTAGCTCCCGAAGTTGATTCTGAAACTAGAAAG ATGTTCATTGAGGAAATCATGGACCTTGTGGAGCTGAACCCATTGAGACAATCACTGGTTGGTTTGCCTGGTGTAAATGGTCTGTCAACAGAGCAGCGTAAGAGGCTTACCATTGCGGTTGAGCTCGTGGCTAACCCGTCTATCATATTTATGGATGAGCCAACCTCAGGGCTAGATGCGAGGGCTGCTGCAATTGTTATGAGAACTGTTAGAAACACAGTGGACACTGGAAGAACTGTAGTGTGCACCATCCATCAACCTAGCATTGATATATTTGAATCTTTTGATGAG TTATTCTTAATGAAGCGAGGGGGACAAGAGATTTATGTTGGTCCATTGGGTCGACATTCTTGCCATCTTATCCGCTATTTTGAA GCAATTCCCggaattgaaaaaataaaaaatggttaTAATCCCGCAACCTGGATGTTGGAAGTTACTGCTGCATCCCAAGAGGTAGCTTTGGGGGTTGATTTTACTGATATTTTCAAACGCTCAGAATTATACAG GGGAAACAAAGCACTTATTGAAGATTTAAGCAAGCCTACTCCAGGTTCAAAGGACCTCTATTTTCCTACTCAGTACTCTCAGTCAGCTTTCACCCAATTTATCGCCTGCTTATGGAAGCAACACTGGTCATACTGGCGGAATCCACCATACACTGCcgttagattttttttcacgACCTTAATATCATTGATGTTTGGGACACTGTTTTGGGACTTGGGCACTAAAAC gGGAAAGAACCAAGATCTGTTTAATGCAATGGGTTCCATGTACATTGCTGTTCTGTTCATCGGCGTTCAATACTGTTTTTCAGTGCAACCAATAGTATCTGTAGAGAGAACAATCTTTTACAGAGAAAGTGCTGCCGGAATGTACTCAGGCCAACCATGGGCATTAGCACAA GCTGCGATTGAGAtaccttatatttttattcagtCATCACTGTACGGTGTTCTAGTCTATGCTATGATTGGATTTGACTGGACAGCAGCGAAGTTTTTTTGGtacatatttttcatgttcTTCACTTTGTTGTACTTCACCTTCTACGGCATGATGGCTGTGGCTATGACACCAAACCACCACATTGCTGCCATTGTTTCAACTctattttttggattttggaacGTCTTTACTGGTTTTTTAATCCCAAGACCT CGGATTCCAATATGGTGGAGATGGTACTACTGGGCAGATCCCATGGCTTGGACCTTGTATGGACTGGTTGTTTCACAGTTTGGAGATTTAGAGGACAAACTGGAAAGTGGTGAAACCGTGAAACAGTTTCTTAGAAGTTACTTTGGTTACAAGCATGATTTTCTTGGTGTGGTTGCAGTTGTTGTTGCTGGGTTTGCAGCAGtctttggatttcttttcgcCCTCGGAATTAAGCAGTTTAATTTCCAGAGGCGGtag